One genomic segment of Impatiens glandulifera chromosome 6, dImpGla2.1, whole genome shotgun sequence includes these proteins:
- the LOC124943469 gene encoding LOB domain-containing protein 18-like — MSINVNSRIRACGARKFLRKRCLDECIFAPYFYSDEGTANFKSVHKIFGANNISKLLINISIEKRANVVFTLCLEAEARLRDPVYGCMSEIYALQNQANSWAANLQQFYDQNTFAGAPVGGEIGEEFARELLLRYQRSAPSMPPWP; from the exons ATGAGCATCAATGTCAATTCTAGAATTAGAGCATGCGGGGCCCGTAAATTCTTGCGAAAGAGGTGCCTAGATGAGTGCATATTTGCACCTTATTTCTATTCTGATGAAGGAACCGCAAATTTCAAGTCCGTTCATAAGATTTTCGGAGCCAACAACATTTCCAAGCTTCTAATCAATATCTCGATCGAAAAAAGAGCCAATGTCGTTTTCACTTTATGTTTGGAGGCTGAGGCTCGTCTCCGAGATCCTGTCTATGGTTGCATGTCTGAGATCTACGCTCTCCAAAATCAG GCCAATTCATGGGCAGCAAATCTGCAGCAATTCTATGATCAGAACACTTTCGCCGGAGCTCCGGTGGGTGGCGAAATTGGGGAGGAGTTTGCTAGGGAGTTACTGCTGAGGTATCAAAGATCTGCCCCAAGCATGCCACCATGGCCCTAA